Within Celeribacter marinus, the genomic segment CGCCTGTTGTATCAGGGCAAGCCCTTACCACATTGGCATCCGCTCCTCACCGGCGATCCGCAGACCGTGCATCAGGCCGGCGTTTCGGTACGCGGCATAACCGTCCCCGAATTTGAGGTGGACGAAGACGAGTGGGAAGACCACATTATCGAGGAACCCACAGGGGAGACCTAAATGTTCTTTGCCTCCGACAATACATCCGCAGCACATCCAAAAGTCATGGAAGCCCTTATGCTTGCGAATGACGGCTACACGCCCGCCTATGGTGCGGATCCGTTCACCGACATCTTGACCGAACGCGTGCGCGAGCTGTTCAACGCCCCTGACGCGCTAGTTTATCCCATGACATCTGGGACCGCGACCAACGCCGCACTATTGGCCGCCATGTCGCCGCCGTGGGGCGTGATCTATTGCCATGAGACCGCCCATATCGAAGTTGATGAACGCGGCGCAGCGACCTTTTACGCGGGCGGGGCAAAACTGCGCGCACTCCCGTCCCTTGATAGTCGCCTAAATGCCCAAACGTTGTCGCAAGCCATTGCAAAGGATCGCGCAGGCCACGACATCCACGCCATGCCGCCCGCCGCCGTTTCACTCACAAATTTGACGGAATACGGCGAGGCGTATACGCCCGCCCATATTGAGACACTTGTCGATTGTGCGCGCCTCCCGCTACACATGGATGGCGCACGGTTTGCCAATGCAATCGCGTCCACGGGTGCCACGCCATGGGAAATGACACGAGAAATGACAACGCTGTCGCTCGGCGGCACCAAAAACGGCGCAATGACGGCCGAACTGGCCATCTTGTTCGATCCAGATCTCAAAGACGCGTTTGAAAGCCACCGGATGCGGGGCGGCCATAACGTATCAAAGGCGCGGTTTATCTCGGCTCAGATGCTGGCATGGCTTGAGGATGATCTCTGGCTCGATCTTGCGACCCACGCCAACGCGATGGCCACACGTTTGGCTGACGGGCTTGAGGAACGCGGCGCAGAGATGGATTATACCGTGGACGGCAATATGGTATTTGCGCGGCTACCGCTTTCGCTGCATCGCCAAGCATGGAGCAAGGGAGCGGTCTATCATCCGTGGGACGCAATCGACGGGGTTGCACCAGACACGCCTGTCATGGCGCGTCTGGTCACAAGTTGGTCCACGTCAGCGGATGATGTGGATTCGCTCCTTGAGGCGTTAGAGTAACCGTTAGAGCGTGCCCAGATAGCGGTCGAGCTGTGCAAGGCGGTCTTGGCCCCAGAACCGCTCGTCTGTGTCTGTGACGATGTAGAACGGCGATCCGAACACACCCGAGGCAAAGGCATCGTCGGTGTTTTTAGGATATGTTTCTGCGCCCGCGAGCAATCCGGTTGTTGCTAACGCAGGATCAAATCCGCCCGCTTTTAGCGCCTGGGTGATCACGTCATCTTGCGCGATGTCACGGTTCTCTTCCCAAGTTGCCTTGAACAACGAGCCGATTAAGGCACAGATATCGCCCTCGCCAGTGGCGTCTTTTGCCTCTTGGGCCGCGATGATCGCATAGGCCGCAGGGGCAGCGTTCGTCGGCCAGAAATCAGGTTTCTCATGCATGGTCAGGCCAAGCTCGTCACGGATGCGGCGCAGCTCTTGCATGCGGTACACACTGCGCCCCACGGGACGATCGGCGGGCTTTGGCGCGCCAAGGCGATCGAACAACACCATGATATCAAACGGCTTGTAACGAATGGTTGCGCCGTGTTGTGCGGCGATCTGTTCCAGACGGTCACCCGCGAAGTAGGTGAAAACACTAAGCGGGGAAAAATAGTAGTCGATGTGGGCCATGATTTTAGCTCCTTATGAGTGCGTGGAGGTCAAGGTACGGCAAGCCCTAGAAACAAGAAAGGCGCGATGACCACCACCCGCAATAAAAGCGCCTGCGCTGTTATGAACAAGCGAAGGTAGATAGACGCTATGCGGTGAGAATGTTAGTTGAAGTAAGCGTCGCGAATCCGTGGCGGTATTGGCCAAACACACCTCGGGAAACGCTGCTCATGCCCACAACCTCCGAACCAAAACTCATTTCCGGTAACGCGAACCGCGCCCTTGCCTCCAATGTCGCCCGCCGACTGTCCATGCATCGCGGCATGTCCGTCGAGCTGTGCGATGCGCGGGTAGAACGGTTTAACGATGGCGAAATTTTCGTCGAGGTCTATGAGAACGTGCGCGGCGAGGACATGTTTATCATTCAACCCACGTCCAACCCCGCCAATGACAACTTGATGGAATTGCTAATCATTACGGACGCGCTACGCCGCTCATCCGCCGGTCGCATCACCGCTGTCATCCCCTATTTTGGCTATGCCCGCCAAGATCGCCGCATGAAAGCCCGCACACCGATCTCCGCCAAACTCGTGGCCAACATGATGGTTGAGGCCGGTATCGAGCGCGTGTTGACGATGGACCTGCATGCTACCCAGATCCAAGGGTTTTTCGACATCCCTGTCGACAACCTCTACGCCTCTCCTGTGTTCGCGCTCGACATCAAAGACCATTTCAAAGGGGTGATGGATGACATCATGGTCGTCTCTCCCGATGTCGGCGGCGTAGCACGTGCCCGCGAATTGGCCAAACGGATCGATGCGCCGCTGTCCATCGTGGACAAGCGCCGCGAGAAAGCCGGAGAAATCGCCGAGATGACCGTCATCGGTGACGTGGTTGGCAAAAAATGTATTATCGTGGACGACCTTATCGACACCGCAGGTACGCTATGCAAAGCCGCCGAACACCTAATGGAGGCCGGCGCGGCCGAAGTGCACGCCTATATTTCCCACGGCGTTCTGTCCGGTCCCGCCGTTGAGCGCGTCACGAATTCCAAACTCAAATCGCTCGTTATCACCGATAGTATTGAGGCGACACAGGCGGTCAAAGACTGCGCCAATATCCGCATTGTGCCGATGGCGCCACTGTTTGCACAGGCGATCATCAACACATGGAACGGCACATCAGTGTCGTCATTATTCGACAACAAGACCCTCGTGCCGCTCTACGAAGGCCTCTACAACGCTGACTGAGTTCAAATAAGAATGCCACTCTAACAAAGCGCGAGGGATAGCCCCTCGCGCTTTTGCTTTGACGCTCGGAAAAGGCGCTAAAGCGTCCAATCATCCTCATGACGCACGGCACCGATGGCCATCCAATCGGCACGGACCCGCGCCACACGCGTATCGCCCCATGTCCGAAAAATAATGACAAAACTATCATCGGTGATCATATCGGCGGAAATGTCGACGCGGTGATTGGAGGCTTGATCAATATCGAGCATCGACAGGCTAACAGTGACGGATGGCGCGTGCAAAAACGGCTCATCAAACTCAATGACACGCCGCATGTGGCGTGGACCCGTCCCCGTCCACATCTCACCATCATCTTGAAAATCAGAGAACAGCAGGATTGATCCCTGCTCAATTCCCAATTGATGCGTCTCAATACGTTTCATTCAGCAATGCCTCAACCTCAAGTTGCATCAATCATACAGCTAGTAAGGCGCTAATAACAAATACAAAAAGAAAAAGCCCGCGTGATTTACATCGCGGGCTTTTCCAATATCAGAGCGGGACCATTCTTAGCCGAGGTTGGAGTGGAACCCCATGTCGTCAGCAAGGTGCACGAGATCCGAGAGGAATTTCTCAGTCGCGTGATGCTCGTCGGGGTGGGCCTCCTCGTGAGTTTTCGTTGCCTGCGCAACCAACTCCAAGACCACCTCTTGAGACATTTCGCCCCGTGGAAGCGCCATTTCGGCCAGAACAGACACGCTGTCCGCGGCCACTTCGGCGAAACCGCCAATAACGACGAATTGCTCTTCGCCGTTTGCGCCTTTTACCGTGAGAACACCCGGGCGGATTGTCAGGATGGTGGCAGCGTGGCCCGCCATCGCAGTCAAATCACCCTCGGAACCTGGAATTTGCACCTCGGTCGCGGAGACAGAAGCAAGCTTCCGTTCCGGTGAAACGAGGTCGAATTGGATCGTATCAGCCATGGATGGCCTCCTTCAAAACGTTTTGCCCTACATTTCGGTCACAATACGTAAGCAAAACGTGCACTTCGTACTGCTGCGGCGCGCATTTCGGGACCGCCAAAAAAGATGGCCCCGAAACACGTGAGGTTGCGTTTAGGCAGCTTCAGCAGCCAGTTTTTCGGCTTTCGCGAGCACTTCGTCGATACCACCAACCATGTAGAACGCAGCTTCTGGAAGGTGATCGTACTCACCTGCCACAACAGCTTTGAACGACTGGATCGTATCTTCGAGTGGAACCTGCTTGCCGTCTGCGCCTGTGAACACTTTGGCCACGTCAAACGGCTGGGACAAGAAACGCTCGATTTTACGCGCGCGTGCCACGGCCAGTTTGTCTTCCTCGGACAGCTCGTCCATGCCAAGAATGGCAATGATGTCTTGCAGCGACTTGTAGCGCTGAAGCACCTGCTGAACATCGGTCGCAACTTTGTAGTGCTCTTCGCCAATGATCAGTGGATCAAGCAAACGCGAGGTGGAACCAAGTGGGTCCACAGCAGGATAGATGCCTTTTTCCGAGATCGAACGATCGAGAACGGTCGTCGCATCAAGGTGAGCAAACGATGTGGCCGGCGCAGGGTCGGTCAAGTCATCTGCGGGCACGTACACGGCCTGAACGGAGGTAATAGACCCGTTCTTGGTCGAGGAAATACGTTCCTGCATCGCGCCCATGTCGGTCGCGAGTGTTGGCTGATAGCCCACAGCGGATGGAATACGACCCAAGAGTGCGGACACCTCGGAACCAGCCTGTGTGAAACGGAAGATGTTGTCCACGAAGAACAAAACGTCAGAGCCCGTGTCATCGCGGAACTGCTCGGCGAGGGTCAGACCCGTCAAAGCAATACGCATACGTGCACCGGGAGGCTCGTTCATTTGGCCGTAAACCAGAGCAATTTTCGAATCCGTGAGGTTATCAGGAACGATAACGCCAGATTCGATCATCTCGTGGTAAAGGTCGTTACCTTCACGGGTCCGCTCACCAACACCTGCGAACACGGACACACCGGAGTGCACCTTTGCAATGTTGTTGATCAATTCCATGATGAGAACGGTTTTGCCAACGCCAGCACCGCCGAAGAGGCCAATTTTGCCGCCTTTGGTGTATGGGGCCAGAAGGTCGATAACCTTAATGCCGGTGACGAGGATCTCTGTTGCTGTCGACTGTTGGTCGAACGCAGGTGCATCGCCGTGAATCGGGCGGCGCGCCTCAGAAACAACCGGACCTTTTTCGTCAACAGGGTCGCCAGTCACGTTCATGATACGGCCGAGTGTCGCTGTGCCAACAGGCACAGAGATCTGCGAGTCCAAATCTGTCACAGCCTGACCACGAACGAGACCTTCGGTCGCGTCCATAGCGATGGTGCGAACAGTGTTCTCGCCGAGGTGTTGAGCGACCTCAAGAACAAGACGGTTGCCATTGTTGTCTGTTTCAAGGGCGTTGAGAATGGCGGGGAGGTCGCCGTCGAACTGAACGTCGACAACGGCGCCAATCACCTGCGTGATTTTGCCAGTAGCTTTTGCCATGTTTCGTTACTCCGATTCTTAGAGCGCTTCCGCGCCCGAGATGATTTCGATAAGCTCGTTGGTGATGACAGCCTGACGCGAACGGTTGTACTGAATGGTCAGTTTGTCGATCATATCGCCCGCGTTACGTGTCGCGTTGTCCATTGCGGACATGCGCGACCCTTGTTCGGAGGCACCGTTTTCCAAGAGAGCCGAGAAGATCTGTGTGGCCACGCCGCGCGGTAAAAGGTCGGCAAGGATGCCTTCCTCGGACGGTTCGTAGTCGTAGAGTGTGGAAGCCACATCTGCGCCTGCGTCCGTTTCATATGCGGCAGGGATGATCTGCTGTGCGGTCGGGATCTGGGATACGACATTGACGAACTTCGCGTAGAAGATCGTTGCAACATCGAACTCTTCGGCGTCGAAACGCGCAAGAATGTCTTTGGCGACCTCTTGAGCATTTGCGTAGCCGATGTTTTTGACCTCAGAGAAGTCAACGTGAGCCACCATTTTATCCCCGTGATCGCGCTTGAGCTGCTCACGGCCTTTTTTGCCAACAGTCAAAATCTTGACCGTCTTACCGTTTGCTTGCAGCTCGGCGATGCGCGTGCGGGCCAGTTTCACGATATTGGAGTTGAAACCACCACACAAACCACGTTCAGCCGTCATCACGACGAGCAGATGCACGTCGTCCTTGCCCGTCCCGGCGAGAAGCCGGGGCGCGCTATCGGAGCCACCAACCGAAGCGGAAAGCGCACCTAGAACCGCGTTAAAGCGTTCTGTGTAGGGGCGCGATGCCTCAGCCGCATCTTGGGCGCGGCGCAATTTTGCAGCCGCGACCATCTGCATGGCCTTCGTGATCTTGCGCGTGGATTTCACGCTCGCGATCCGGTTTTTAAGAACTTTGAGGTTGGGCATTGAAGCTTTCCTCTAATCTTACGCGAAAGTCTTGGCGAATGCGTCTAGAACCGCTTTGAGCTTGTCAGCTGCTTCGCCTTTGATCTTGGGATCGTCTTTGGTGATCCAAGCAAGAACATCAGCGTGCTGGTTGCGCAAGAAGTCGAGCAATTGAGCCTCGTAGCGACCAACATCTTTTACACCGACTTTGTCGAGGTAACCGTTGGTGCCCGCAAAGATCACGCAGACGATTTCAGCGTTGGACAGCGGCGAATACTGCGCTTGCTTCATCAACTCGGTCAAACGTGCGCCACGGTTCAGCAACTGCTGAGTGGACGCATCAAGATCGGAACCGAACTGAGCAAAAGCAGCCATCTCGCGGTACTGAGCGAGCGACAATTTCACCGGACCAGCAACCGAAGACATGGCTTTGGTTTGGGCGGAGGAGCCCACGCGCGACACCGAAAGACCTGTGTTCACAGCAGGACGGATACCCTGATAGAACAATTCGGTTTCGAGGAAGATCTGACCATCGGTGATCGAAATCACGTTTGTCGGAATAAACGCGGACACGTCGCCACCTTGCGTCTCAATGATCGGCAAAGCCGTCAAGGAACCGGAACCGTTGTCTTCGTTCAGCTTCGCGGAGCGCTCAAGAAGTCTCGAGTGAAGGTAGAACACGTCACCTGGGTAAGCTTCACGTCCTGGTGGGCGGCGCAAAAGAAGCGACATCTGACGATACGAAACGGCCTGTTTGGACAAGTCATCGTAAATGATCAAAGCGTGTTTGCCGTTGTCACGGTAGTACTCTGCCATTGCTGTCGCCGCATAAGGTGCGAGGAACTGCATCGGCGCAGGGTCGGATGCGGTTGCGGCCACAATCGTTGTGTACTCAATCGCGCCGGACTCCTCGAGCTTTTTCACAAGCTGAGCAACAGTGGAGCGCTTTTGGCCGATGGCCACGTAGATGCAATAGAGCTTCTTGGACTCATCATCGCCAGCGGCTTCGTTGTAGCCTTTCTGGTTGAGGATGGCGTCGAGCGCCACAGCCGTTTTACCGGTCTGACGGTCGCCAATGATCAGCTCACGCTGGCCACGTCCGATTGGGATCATCGCGTCAACGGATTTGAGGCCGGTTGCCATAGGCTCGTGAACAGATTTGCGTGGGATAATACCCGGCGCTTTGCTGTCCGCGATACGGCGTTCGGTGGCTTTAATCTCGCCTTTGCCGTCGATCGGGTTACCCAGACCGTCAACAACGCGACCCAAAAGCGCGTCACCTACGGGAACGTCCACAATGGAGTTCGTCCGTTTGACGGTGTCACCTTCTTTAATATCACGGTCAGAGCCGAAGATCACGATACCGACATTGTCGGTTTCGAGGTTCAGCGCCATTCCGCGGATACCACCGGGGAATTCGACCATCTCACCGGCCTGCACGTTATCAAGACCATACACACGCGCGATACCGTCACCGACGGAAAGAACGCGGCCAACCTCAGCAACTTCGGCATCTTTGCCAAAGTTCTTAATCTGGTCCTTAAGGATCGCAGAAATCTCTGCAGCTTGGATACCCATTTATCCGACCTCTTTCATTGCATTCTGGAGGGATGCGAGCTTGGAGGCGATCGACGTATCGATCATCTTTGAGCCCACTTTGACGACAAGACCACCGATGAGGGATTCATCAACAGTCGCATGAATGTTCACATCTTTTCCGAATTGAACCGAAAGCGATTTCGCCAGTTTATCTGACTGTGCTTTGGTCAATGCCTTTGCGGAAACGACATCCGCCGTAACCTCGCCGCGCTCTGCGGCGAGCAACTCTTTGAGTGTCTCAACCAAATGCGGCAAGACAAAGAGACGACGATTTTGCGCCATCATGGCCAACGTATTGGTCACGATTTTGGACAATTTTGCTTTTTTAGCGATTGCAGTGATCGAGCCTTCCAAATCGGCACGTGAAATCACGGGCGAGGAAACAAGATCACGGAAATCAGCGCTGTCTACGAGAGCCGAAGACAGGGACGACACGTCGTCCTCAAGCGCCTTTAGTGCTTTGCCATCTTTAGCCAATTCGAAAACGGCCGTTGCGTAGCGTGCGGCAATGCCGCGGGAGATCGAAGCTGGTTCGGACACGTCCACCCTTCCGATGTCTTTGGGCCGTTTCCCCACACATTTACCGCGTGAGAAGCAGGCAGCTTGAACAACCCATGCAGAACACATGGGAGGTAAAATCGGCGTGGGTGTAACAGAGGCTTATCCGCCTCGCAACCTTGTTGCGCGGACATAGCGCTAACATGCATCAGGCCGCTTCCTATAGATTTCAAAGACTTACAAACTTTGCGCTCTGTAGGCGTTAAAAAATATCTAATTTGCCCAAAATTTTGCACCAAGATTCGCGCGAGTCACACGGTTTTGATGCCCCGCCCCATCCGGAACAGCACAATCTGCACGGTGATTTGTTAAGTGGGCGCGATCATGGCATCACGCATCCAATCGGGTGATTTGGCGACGATGACCAGAGCGCCTTATATTGGTTTCGCCTCGGGCAATACGCCGATGCCGCCAAGCACACGGCTTGGGCGCTTCACCGCAACAGGTGACCCTGATCCAGTTTGCGCGTAAACTTGCTTGGAGACTTCGAGAATGATGACCCCGCCGGCCAGCGCCGTTGAAACTTTGCGACCAAAATTTTCCCACATCGGGCCAGAGCGCAGCCAGAACCGTTTGTGCGAAGGGGGCTGGAACAGCGCGGCCCGGTGCCGCTCCGAGACGAATCCCGCCTGTTTGAGTTGCATTTCCAACTGGCCCAGCGAATAGGGCCGCCCGTAACCAAATGGCGTGGCATCCGAGCGCGACCACAGACCCGCACGGTTGGGCACAATAAACAGTGCGCGACCACCGGGGCCAAGCACGCGCCAACATTCTTCTAAAACTGCGGATTGGTGATCCGAAGTTTCAAGACCATGCATAACAATGAGTTTGTCAACAAAGCCGGTTTGCAATGGCCATCGGGTTTCACGACATAGCGTTGAAACATTCGGCAGTCCCGCCGGCCAATGCATCACACCCTGCTGATCGGGCATGAGGCCTATGACGCGGCGCGCATCCGCGAGATACGGGCGCAGTAACGGCACCGAAAACCCAAAGCCCGCAACGGTTTGGCGCGAGGCGTCCGGCCATAAATCCGTAACACAATTGCGCACCGCGCGCTGTGCCGCCCGCCCCAATCCGGTCCGGTAATAGAAATTTCTTAGGTCGACGACGTCGAGATGCATTGCAATACCGTGGCTGAACGACAAGTGTTACACAAGAGAATGACCCAAAGCCGGAGAAAACACCATGCTAGAGATCGTCACTGTTGCGGCCCTCTCAGACAACTACGACTTTCTCGTCCATGACCCCGCCACGGGACGCACCGCCGTGGTCGATGTGGCCGAGGCCGAACCCATTCTCGATGCGCTCGATTACCACGGCTGGACGCTCAACGAGATATGGCTCACCCATCACCATTGGGACCATGTGGACGGCGTGGCCGATCTGGTAAAAGAGACAGGCGCAACTGTTCTCGGTGCAAAACCAGATCAACATCGATTACCGCCTCTCAGTACTGCTGTTGAGGCAGGTGGCACATTTACGTTTGGCGCGCATACGGTCGAGGTGATCGCGGCGGATGGCCACACGATTGGCCATGTCGCGTTTTATATCCCTGATGCCAAGGCGCTCTTTTCCGGCGATAGCCTTATGGCGCTTGGGTGTGGGCGGTTGCTTGAGGGAACGCCTGCGCAGATGT encodes:
- a CDS encoding threonine aldolase family protein — protein: MFFASDNTSAAHPKVMEALMLANDGYTPAYGADPFTDILTERVRELFNAPDALVYPMTSGTATNAALLAAMSPPWGVIYCHETAHIEVDERGAATFYAGGAKLRALPSLDSRLNAQTLSQAIAKDRAGHDIHAMPPAAVSLTNLTEYGEAYTPAHIETLVDCARLPLHMDGARFANAIASTGATPWEMTREMTTLSLGGTKNGAMTAELAILFDPDLKDAFESHRMRGGHNVSKARFISAQMLAWLEDDLWLDLATHANAMATRLADGLEERGAEMDYTVDGNMVFARLPLSLHRQAWSKGAVYHPWDAIDGVAPDTPVMARLVTSWSTSADDVDSLLEALE
- a CDS encoding 2-hydroxychromene-2-carboxylate isomerase — its product is MAHIDYYFSPLSVFTYFAGDRLEQIAAQHGATIRYKPFDIMVLFDRLGAPKPADRPVGRSVYRMQELRRIRDELGLTMHEKPDFWPTNAAPAAYAIIAAQEAKDATGEGDICALIGSLFKATWEENRDIAQDDVITQALKAGGFDPALATTGLLAGAETYPKNTDDAFASGVFGSPFYIVTDTDERFWGQDRLAQLDRYLGTL
- a CDS encoding ribose-phosphate pyrophosphokinase gives rise to the protein MPTTSEPKLISGNANRALASNVARRLSMHRGMSVELCDARVERFNDGEIFVEVYENVRGEDMFIIQPTSNPANDNLMELLIITDALRRSSAGRITAVIPYFGYARQDRRMKARTPISAKLVANMMVEAGIERVLTMDLHATQIQGFFDIPVDNLYASPVFALDIKDHFKGVMDDIMVVSPDVGGVARARELAKRIDAPLSIVDKRREKAGEIAEMTVIGDVVGKKCIIVDDLIDTAGTLCKAAEHLMEAGAAEVHAYISHGVLSGPAVERVTNSKLKSLVITDSIEATQAVKDCANIRIVPMAPLFAQAIINTWNGTSVSSLFDNKTLVPLYEGLYNAD
- a CDS encoding H-type lectin domain-containing protein — translated: MKRIETHQLGIEQGSILLFSDFQDDGEMWTGTGPRHMRRVIEFDEPFLHAPSVTVSLSMLDIDQASNHRVDISADMITDDSFVIIFRTWGDTRVARVRADWMAIGAVRHEDDWTL
- a CDS encoding F0F1 ATP synthase subunit epsilon produces the protein MADTIQFDLVSPERKLASVSATEVQIPGSEGDLTAMAGHAATILTIRPGVLTVKGANGEEQFVVIGGFAEVAADSVSVLAEMALPRGEMSQEVVLELVAQATKTHEEAHPDEHHATEKFLSDLVHLADDMGFHSNLG
- the atpD gene encoding F0F1 ATP synthase subunit beta; its protein translation is MAKATGKITQVIGAVVDVQFDGDLPAILNALETDNNGNRLVLEVAQHLGENTVRTIAMDATEGLVRGQAVTDLDSQISVPVGTATLGRIMNVTGDPVDEKGPVVSEARRPIHGDAPAFDQQSTATEILVTGIKVIDLLAPYTKGGKIGLFGGAGVGKTVLIMELINNIAKVHSGVSVFAGVGERTREGNDLYHEMIESGVIVPDNLTDSKIALVYGQMNEPPGARMRIALTGLTLAEQFRDDTGSDVLFFVDNIFRFTQAGSEVSALLGRIPSAVGYQPTLATDMGAMQERISSTKNGSITSVQAVYVPADDLTDPAPATSFAHLDATTVLDRSISEKGIYPAVDPLGSTSRLLDPLIIGEEHYKVATDVQQVLQRYKSLQDIIAILGMDELSEEDKLAVARARKIERFLSQPFDVAKVFTGADGKQVPLEDTIQSFKAVVAGEYDHLPEAAFYMVGGIDEVLAKAEKLAAEAA
- a CDS encoding F0F1 ATP synthase subunit gamma, which codes for MPNLKVLKNRIASVKSTRKITKAMQMVAAAKLRRAQDAAEASRPYTERFNAVLGALSASVGGSDSAPRLLAGTGKDDVHLLVVMTAERGLCGGFNSNIVKLARTRIAELQANGKTVKILTVGKKGREQLKRDHGDKMVAHVDFSEVKNIGYANAQEVAKDILARFDAEEFDVATIFYAKFVNVVSQIPTAQQIIPAAYETDAGADVASTLYDYEPSEEGILADLLPRGVATQIFSALLENGASEQGSRMSAMDNATRNAGDMIDKLTIQYNRSRQAVITNELIEIISGAEAL
- the atpA gene encoding F0F1 ATP synthase subunit alpha, which produces MGIQAAEISAILKDQIKNFGKDAEVAEVGRVLSVGDGIARVYGLDNVQAGEMVEFPGGIRGMALNLETDNVGIVIFGSDRDIKEGDTVKRTNSIVDVPVGDALLGRVVDGLGNPIDGKGEIKATERRIADSKAPGIIPRKSVHEPMATGLKSVDAMIPIGRGQRELIIGDRQTGKTAVALDAILNQKGYNEAAGDDESKKLYCIYVAIGQKRSTVAQLVKKLEESGAIEYTTIVAATASDPAPMQFLAPYAATAMAEYYRDNGKHALIIYDDLSKQAVSYRQMSLLLRRPPGREAYPGDVFYLHSRLLERSAKLNEDNGSGSLTALPIIETQGGDVSAFIPTNVISITDGQIFLETELFYQGIRPAVNTGLSVSRVGSSAQTKAMSSVAGPVKLSLAQYREMAAFAQFGSDLDASTQQLLNRGARLTELMKQAQYSPLSNAEIVCVIFAGTNGYLDKVGVKDVGRYEAQLLDFLRNQHADVLAWITKDDPKIKGEAADKLKAVLDAFAKTFA
- a CDS encoding F0F1 ATP synthase subunit delta; the protein is MSEPASISRGIAARYATAVFELAKDGKALKALEDDVSSLSSALVDSADFRDLVSSPVISRADLEGSITAIAKKAKLSKIVTNTLAMMAQNRRLFVLPHLVETLKELLAAERGEVTADVVSAKALTKAQSDKLAKSLSVQFGKDVNIHATVDESLIGGLVVKVGSKMIDTSIASKLASLQNAMKEVG
- a CDS encoding class I SAM-dependent methyltransferase — its product is MHLDVVDLRNFYYRTGLGRAAQRAVRNCVTDLWPDASRQTVAGFGFSVPLLRPYLADARRVIGLMPDQQGVMHWPAGLPNVSTLCRETRWPLQTGFVDKLIVMHGLETSDHQSAVLEECWRVLGPGGRALFIVPNRAGLWSRSDATPFGYGRPYSLGQLEMQLKQAGFVSERHRAALFQPPSHKRFWLRSGPMWENFGRKVSTALAGGVIILEVSKQVYAQTGSGSPVAVKRPSRVLGGIGVLPEAKPI
- the gloB gene encoding hydroxyacylglutathione hydrolase, whose amino-acid sequence is MLEIVTVAALSDNYDFLVHDPATGRTAVVDVAEAEPILDALDYHGWTLNEIWLTHHHWDHVDGVADLVKETGATVLGAKPDQHRLPPLSTAVEAGGTFTFGAHTVEVIAADGHTIGHVAFYIPDAKALFSGDSLMALGCGRLLEGTPAQMWETMERLKALPPETLVYSGHEYTAGNAKFALTIETNNSALQERAQAIEAALVAGQFTVPSSLALEIATNPFLRADLDGVKDALGMNGSSNVDVFTQIRARKDKF